From the genome of Kluyveromyces lactis strain NRRL Y-1140 chromosome F complete sequence:
CAAGTCTGGGATCAggaattcttctttctggATTCTTATATGTCATGTAATAATAGTTCGCCCATCTGGTAGGCATTCCCATGTTTAATAGCTTTAGAATTTCGTACTGCTTCTGTCGACTACTTTTTGGCAAATGCGGATCATCTTCCAGTATGTCTGGTTTAGCAGCCTTAAGTTTAGATTTGTACGCCAAGGAGCCACCAGCTTGTGTGCCAATAAACATAGATAAGAATCCTAGAGCAAAAGCTCTAGTAACTTTTGTCCCTTTTATAGCTCCAGTTTTCATGTATTGATTAACGAAAGGAATACCAGTAACTATTGCAAATGCACCCCACCCAGACCATAATTGGGCCCTTGCTACTGAAAGATAGGTCTTAGATAGTTCCAATCGATCCTTAGGATCCAATACTTTGTCCTTCTCGTAAAATTCCAACGCATTGTCATACGCTTTTTTAAACCATGGTGAATTCACAACAGCTGGGTTTTGCATCGCTTTATCTACACCAAATCCCATTGGGAATGATCTCTGTGAGTTTTGTTGCGTTTCTGCGTTATCTCCCTGCATTACTTCCTATGAAGATCGAAACTTCCAAAAATGTCtgttaaaaaaaaagcagaACTCGCTCGTTATTCTAATAGTTCGTACACTTGCAAAACTACAGCTTCCAATGCGCTTCTGATGTTGTTATTTAACATTCTCAGTTTACCATAACTTCACTTTATCTTAACATTCAAATTATCGATCATCCCTTATGTATATTTACGCAAACAACGGTAATTTAACAAATATGCCACATAATGCgaaatattccaaaacTTAGCCGATTATACTGATCAATACAACAGTAAAAGAGCATTAGGCGCTATACTGAATGTGATAGTAAGGACTTGTAATCTTATATCTACTAGCTTGATACGTTCCCTATTGCACGTGACCACATTCTTTACTACAACCAAGTTTCTTTTCCGAACgtttgattcaaaattttaAAGCTCATCTCGGTCATCGCCAAACATTTACGAACTAACAATGGCTACTTGAGCAAGCTGTTTGCATTGATATGCTCTGTTAATCAACTGACGGGAATAAAGTATAATAGGATAACAATTACAAGAAGTTTGAGATCGAAATGTCACGTCCAGAAGATTTGGCACCACCAGAAGTGTTTTACAATGACAGTGAATCTAAGAAGTATAGTGGCTCCACAAGAGTGCAACATATTCAAGCTAAAATGACACTTCGGGCCTTAGAACTTCTCAACCTGCCACATACATCATATATCTTGGATATTGGGTGTGGGTCTGGTTTAAGTGGTGAAATCATCACTGAAGAAGGACATATATGGTGTGGATTAGACATTTCTCCTAGTATGTTAGCTGAAGCGCTAGAAAGAGAAGTTGAAGGTGATCTTATGTTACACGATATAGGTCAAGGTATTCCATTTAGAGCAGGTGTATTTGA
Proteins encoded in this window:
- the RCI37 gene encoding Rci37p (weakly similar to uniprot|P40508 Saccharomyces cerevisiae YIL077C Hypothetical ORF) — encoded protein: MQGDNAETQQNSQRSFPMGFGVDKAMQNPAVVNSPWFKKAYDNALEFYEKDKVLDPKDRLELSKTYLSVARAQLWSGWGAFAIVTGIPFVNQYMKTGAIKGTKVTRAFALGFLSMFIGTQAGGSLAYKSKLKAAKPDILEDDPHLPKSSRQKQYEILKLLNMGMPTRWANYYYMTYKNPERRIPDPRLVMDKLKEGNSGVRNSSVLFDNKDPMGLYTGPQYDKKEGVPKTGVSQTTPPSQVTPRDDYDPFNDTETQEPTLSSWDKIRKENTAVDTKNGKSWEEIRKHDYDNSDTNYK